One Amaranthus tricolor cultivar Red isolate AtriRed21 chromosome 1, ASM2621246v1, whole genome shotgun sequence DNA window includes the following coding sequences:
- the LOC130818688 gene encoding ERAD-associated E3 ubiquitin-protein ligase HRD1B-like — protein MVRLKPYAGLSLFATVAVVYHAFHSRRQFYPAMVFLSTSKISLVILLNMGLVILCSLWKLAKCVFLGRLREAEVERLNEQSWREVMEILFAITIFRQDFSVSFLAMVTALLLIKSLHWLAQKRVEFIETTPAVPTLSHVRIVSFMGFLLFLDSIFLYSSLKHLIETQQASVSIFFSFEYMILATTTVAMFMKYVFYVGDMLMEGQWEKKAVCTFYLELIRDLLHLSMYLCFFTVIFVNYGVPLHLIRELYETFRNFKIRIADYIRYRKITSNMNDRFPDATAEELNASDATCIICREEMAMAKKLRCGHIFHVHCLRSWLERQNTCPTCRALVLPPETGTTTAGGQNGLQSDSHQSASTSTPTQGLPGATLSEGTINGNQARLEAAAAAAAAIYERSVVYPSANSVVWCPGYAVLPHAHGAMPVLSNTNSDVVQGSVGQYQHQQQMPDGPINLSSATLSRAVSPFHVPGTDVLREASSLYSIDSQRNFIEHQIKVLQSQLEYIQKLELEKGASSSRSASTLVDAQTTESTSDATSETNV, from the exons ATGGTGAGGCTAAAGCCATATGCGGGCCTAAGTTTGTTTGCTACAGTTGCGGTTGTTTATCATGCATTTCATAGTAGAAGGCAGTTTTACCCTGCTATGGTCTTTCTATCTACTTCGAAGATCAGTTTAGTGATACTCCTAAACATGGGTCTGGTCATATTGTGTTCTTTATGGAAATTGGCAAAATGTGTGTTCCTTGGGCGACTTCGAGAGGCTGAGGTTGAGAGGCTGAATGAACAATCATGGAGGGAGGTCATGGAGATACTATTTGCGATCACAATTTTCCGGCAAGATTTTTCAGTTTCGTTTCTTGCTATGGTTACTGCCCTTCTGTTGATTAAGTCGTTGCATTGGTTGGCTCAAAAGAGAGTGGAGTTCATTGAAACAACTCCAGCTGTGCCCACATTATCTCATGTTAGGATCGTCTCTTTTATGGGATTTCTTCTTTTCCTCGATAGCATTTTCTTGTACAGCTCTTTGAAGCATCTGATTGAGACACAACAAGCTTCAGTGTCCATATTCTTCTCATTTGA GTACATGATACTTGCGACTACAACAGTAGCAATGTTTATGAAATACGTATTCTACGTGGGGGACATGCTTATGGAAGGTCAATGGGAGAAGAAGGCTGTGTGTACTTTCTACCTGGAGCTTATCCGAGATTTGTTGCATTTGTCTATGTACCTCTGTTTTTTTACGGTGATTTTTGT GAACTATGGCGTGCCTTTGCATCTTATAAGAGAGCTTTATGAAACTTTCCGTAACTTTAAAATTCGCATCGCTGATTACATCCGCTACCGGAAGATTACTTCAAATATGAATGACCGTTTTCCAGATGCGACAGCAGAGGAATTAAATGC AAGTGATGCAACCTGCATCATTTGTCGCGAGGAAATGGCCATGGCCAAGAAGTTAAGATGTGGACATATATTTCATGTGCATTGTCTTCGATCATGGTTGGAACGACAAAATACCTGTCCAACCTGCAGGGCCCTTGTTCTACCACCTGAAACTGGGACAACTACGGCTGGAGGGCAAAATGGGTTGCAGTCTGATAGTCATCAATCTG CATCAACTAGTACACCTACTCAAGGCTTACCTGGAGCTACTTTGTCAGAGGGCACTATCAATGGTAATCAGGCTAGACTTGAGGCGGCAGCAGCAGCCGCGGCCGCAATATATGAGAGATCTGTTGTTTACCCTTCTGCCAATTCAGTAGTATG GTGCCCTGGATATGCTGTTCTTCCGCATGCTCATGGTGCAATGCCTGTCTTAAGCAATACAAATTCGGATGTGGTGCAAGGTTCAGTTGGACAATATCAGCATCAACAGCAAATGCCCGATGGGCCTATAAATCTTTCTTCTGCAACATTGTCTCGTGCTGTATCACCATTCCATGTCCCTGGTACTGATGTGTTGAGGGAGGCAAGCAGTCTTTATTCAATTGACTCCCAGAGAAATTTTATCGAGCATCAAATTAAG